The DNA segment TGCGCCTGTTTCCTTCTTCATAATTTTTATAAGTGTTGGTATGACAATCATTCTGGGTATCGATCCGGGGTCGCGCATTACTGGGTATGGCGTGATCCGACAACAGGCTGGCAAGGTGGAATATCTAGGGTCTGGTTGCATCCGTACCAGTGGTGAGCAATTGTCGGATAAATTGAAACAGATTTACGACGGGATTAGCGAAATTATTCTGCAATTCAAACCTGATCTCTTTGCCATTGAGCAGGTCTTTATGGCGAAAAACCCGGATTCCGCACTCAAGCTTGGACAGGCGAGGGGCTGTGCCATTGTTGCGGCTGTTAATGCCGGTTTACCGGTCGCCGAATATGCTGCCCGTCAGGTCAAACAATCGGTTGTTGGTACCGGTGCTGCGGATAAAGAACAGGTGCAGCACATGGTGAAACAGTTGTTGAAATTACCGGCTTGTCCACAAGCGGATGCGGCCGATGCTTTAGCGGTGGCGCTTTGCCATACCCATACACAACAAAGCCTGATCCGCATGGCGGGTAAAGTGCAGGGCACTGTGCGTGGGCGCCTGCGATAATCCACCGAATAACTGGATGTTCATCCAGTTATTTATTATGCTAACGCGATAATTATATCGAAGGAGCAAGCGCGTGATTGGCAGACTGCATGGCATCATTATCGAAAAATCGCCTCCGGAAATTTTGCTGGATGTTGGTGGTGTGGGTTATGAACTCCAATTGCCGATGACTTGCTTCTACGAGCTGCCAGCTATCGGGCAGGAAGCCACCATTATTACCCACTTTGTGGTGCGTGAAGATGCGCAGCTGCTGTATGGTTTTAATACCAAACAGGAACGCACGCTGTTCCGTGAGTTGCTGAAAGCCAATGGTGTTGGCCCGAAACTGGCGCTGGCCATCATGTCAGGCATGTCGGCTAACCAGTTTGTCGCCTGCGTTGAGCGTGAAGATGTCTCATCGCTGGTGAAATTACCCGGTGTTGGCAAAAAAACCGCAGAGCGTTTGATCGTCGAGATGAAAGATCGTCTCAAAGGCTGGAATAGCCATGATCTGTTCACACCGTATACCGATGCTGCGCCAACAGATAATGCTATCTCCGCTGCGCCAGCTGATACCGTCGAATCGGAAGCAGTCGCTGCTTTGTTGTCTTTGGGCTATAAACCACAGCAGGCCAGTCTGGTGGTCAGTAAAGTAATGAAACCCGAGATGACAGTCGAAAATGTCATTCGTGAAGCACTGCGGGCAATGTTGTAACGGAAGCGATGAGATCATGATTGAAGCCGACCGCCTGATTGCACCAGCTGCAATCACCGAAGATGAACAACTGGACCGTGCGATCCGGCCAAAACTGCTGGCTGATTATCAGGGGCAGGATCAAGTACGCTCGCAAATGGAGATCTTCATCGAAGCGGCTCGTCGTCGCAGCGAGGCGCTTGATCACGTGCTGATTTTCGGCCCTCCGGGGTTAGGTAAAACTACCTTAGCTAACATCATTGCCAATGAGATGGGGGTGAATATCAAAACCACCTCTGGCCCGGTGTTAGAACGAGCCGGCGATCTGGCGGCATTACTGACTAATCTCGAACCCCATGATGTGCTGTTTATTGATGAAATTCACCGTCTAAGCCCGGTAGTGGAGGAAGTGCTCTATCCGGCAATGGAAGATTATCAGTTGGATATCATGATTGGCGAGGGGCCGGCTGCGCGTTCGATCAAATTGGAATTGCCGCCATTTACCCTGATTGGTGCGACAACGCGTGCGGGTTCGCTGACATCACCGCTGCGTGATCGTTTTGGTATCGTGCAACGCCTTGAGTTTTATAAGGTGGAAGATCTGGCAAACATTGTCGGCCGCAGTGCTGATGTGCTGGGTTTATCATTAGATAAGCAAGGTGCCTTCGAGATCGCTAAGCGTGCGCGAGGTACACCGCGAATCGCTAATCGTCTGTTACGTCGGGTACGTGATTTTGCCGAGATCCGCGCCAACGGCCATATCTCCGATCAGATTGCTGCACAAGCGCTGGATATGCTCGATGTCGATAATGCCGGTTTTGATTATATGGATCGCAAGCTGTTACTGGCGATCATCGACAAATTCTTAGGTGGTCCGGTCGGGGTTGAAAACCTGGCTGCGGCGATCGGTGAAGAAAAAGAAACGATAGAAGATGTACTCGAGCCTTATCTGATTCAGCAAGGCTTTTTGCAACGTACTCCTCGTGGCCGTATTGCCACACCAAGAGCCTACCTCCACTTTGGTCTGACCACTCCTGAACGTCAGGCTTAAGCCTGACGCACGCTTTGTTATTTTTTCTCTCTATTTGAATTGATGGCAATAATTCATAATATTCTTAATTGTTATAATGTTGTTAAAAATTAATTCTATTTAAATATTAGAAATACGAGAATAACGTCGCAGATTTGAACAAGACAATCACTTTGTTTATTGAGTTAAATCAATGAAAAGAACTTAATATTATCTTAAGTGAATCCGGTGATTTACAATAACCAAGATTAATAATGTTTAACAACTTGTTAAATATAAGAATTATTTTCAGATTTTTAATTTCGCTATAATGCCAAGTTTTAACTACATTTATGGCAAAAATGATCCAAATTTGTGTCAAATAGTATAACATTTACTGGAAATACAACATTAGCGTAGCAACTCCACATTCCAGCTGTTGGAGTTTGCCAACAATGTCACTATTGATGAGGAATAATCATGATCAATGAACTTGTGGTTGATCTGTCGCGGATGCAATTTGCCGCTACAGCGCTCTATCACTTCCTGTTTGTTCCATTAACGCTCGGGATGACGTTTATCCTGGCAATAATGGAATCAGTGTATGTGATGACTAACAACCCGATCTATAAGGACATGACCAAGTTCTGGGGTAAGTTATTTGGTATCAACTTCGCACTGGGTGTGACCACTGGTCTGACCATGGAGTTTCAGTTTGGTACTAACTGGTCATATTACTCCCACTATGTGGGTGATATTTTTGGTGCTCCACTGGCAATTGAAGGCCTGATGGCGTTCTTCCTGGAATCTACCTTTGTTGGTATGTTCTTCTTTGGCTGGGATCGTCTGAGCAAAGTTCAGCATCTGGGTTCAACCTGGTTAATGGCGTTAGGTACCAACCTTTCTGCATTGTGGATCTTGGTCGCTAACGGTTGGATGCAATTCCCGGTTGGTTCCGAATTTAATTTTGAAACCATGCGTATGGAAATGGTCAGCTTCGCTGATCTGGTTTTCAATCCGGTGGCACAGGTTAAATTCGTTCACACCGTTGCAGCAGGTTACACCTGTGGTGCGATGTTCGTACTGAGTATCTCTTCATATTATCTGCTGAGAAAACGCGATATTCCGTTTGCGCGTCGTTCTTTCGCTATTGCTGCCGCTTTTGGTATGGCCTCAATTCTGTCAGTTATCGTGCTGGGTGATGAGTCTGGTTACCGTCTGGGTGAGGTACAAAAAGCGAAACTGGCTGCGATTGAATCACAATGGGAAACACATCCTGCGCCAGCGCCGTTTACTGCATTTGGTATTCCTAACCAAAAAGAACAGAAAACGGATTTTGCCATCGAGATCCCATATGTTGCCGGCATCATTGCAACACGTTCTATCACTGAAGAAATCACTGGTTTGAAAGATCAAATCGCCCATAACGAAACACGGATCCGTAATGGTATCCAAGCTTATGTGCTGATGAAGAAACTGCAATCCGGTGAGAAAACACCAGAAAATCTGGCGAAATTCAAAGAAAGCAAAGTTGATCTGGGATATGGCCTGTTGTTGAGCCCATATGCACCAAATATCGTTGATGCTACTGAAGCTCAGATTAAAATGGCTGCAAATGATTCCATTCCACCTGTCGCACCGATTTTCTACTCATTCCGTGCCATGGTGGGAGCTGGCGTGCTGATGCTACTGCTGATTGGTTTAGCCTTTATTGATAGTTGCCGTCATCGTATTGGCCAACGTACCTGGTTGTTGAAAGCACTGCTGTGGGGGCTCCCGCTGCCATGGATTGCGATTGAATCAGGCTGGATTGTTGCCGAGATTGGTCGTCAGCCATGGACTATCGGTGAGGTGTTACCGACTTATCTCTCTTCATCGACGTTATCCACGGGTGATGTGCTGTTTTCCATGATTGGTATCTGCGCGTTCTATACCGTATTACTGGTCATTGAAATGTATCTGATGGTCAAGTTCTCGCGCAAAGGCCCGAGCAGCTTGAAAACAGGTAAATATTTCTATGAAACAGAGCAGGCATAAGAGGAAGCCATCATGTTTGATTACGAAGTATTGCGTCTGATTTGGTGGGGTCTGATTGGCGTGCTGCTGATTGGATTTGCCGTGACTGACGGTTTTGATATGGGGGTAGGTACACTGTTGCCTATCCTGGGTAAAACGGATACTGAACGCCGTGTCATGATTAACACCATTGCTCCGCAT comes from the uncultured Tolumonas sp. genome and includes:
- the ruvC gene encoding crossover junction endodeoxyribonuclease RuvC, producing MTIILGIDPGSRITGYGVIRQQAGKVEYLGSGCIRTSGEQLSDKLKQIYDGISEIILQFKPDLFAIEQVFMAKNPDSALKLGQARGCAIVAAVNAGLPVAEYAARQVKQSVVGTGAADKEQVQHMVKQLLKLPACPQADAADALAVALCHTHTQQSLIRMAGKVQGTVRGRLR
- the ruvA gene encoding Holliday junction branch migration protein RuvA — its product is MIGRLHGIIIEKSPPEILLDVGGVGYELQLPMTCFYELPAIGQEATIITHFVVREDAQLLYGFNTKQERTLFRELLKANGVGPKLALAIMSGMSANQFVACVEREDVSSLVKLPGVGKKTAERLIVEMKDRLKGWNSHDLFTPYTDAAPTDNAISAAPADTVESEAVAALLSLGYKPQQASLVVSKVMKPEMTVENVIREALRAML
- the ruvB gene encoding Holliday junction branch migration DNA helicase RuvB; translated protein: MIEADRLIAPAAITEDEQLDRAIRPKLLADYQGQDQVRSQMEIFIEAARRRSEALDHVLIFGPPGLGKTTLANIIANEMGVNIKTTSGPVLERAGDLAALLTNLEPHDVLFIDEIHRLSPVVEEVLYPAMEDYQLDIMIGEGPAARSIKLELPPFTLIGATTRAGSLTSPLRDRFGIVQRLEFYKVEDLANIVGRSADVLGLSLDKQGAFEIAKRARGTPRIANRLLRRVRDFAEIRANGHISDQIAAQALDMLDVDNAGFDYMDRKLLLAIIDKFLGGPVGVENLAAAIGEEKETIEDVLEPYLIQQGFLQRTPRGRIATPRAYLHFGLTTPERQA
- a CDS encoding cytochrome ubiquinol oxidase subunit I, with the translated sequence MINELVVDLSRMQFAATALYHFLFVPLTLGMTFILAIMESVYVMTNNPIYKDMTKFWGKLFGINFALGVTTGLTMEFQFGTNWSYYSHYVGDIFGAPLAIEGLMAFFLESTFVGMFFFGWDRLSKVQHLGSTWLMALGTNLSALWILVANGWMQFPVGSEFNFETMRMEMVSFADLVFNPVAQVKFVHTVAAGYTCGAMFVLSISSYYLLRKRDIPFARRSFAIAAAFGMASILSVIVLGDESGYRLGEVQKAKLAAIESQWETHPAPAPFTAFGIPNQKEQKTDFAIEIPYVAGIIATRSITEEITGLKDQIAHNETRIRNGIQAYVLMKKLQSGEKTPENLAKFKESKVDLGYGLLLSPYAPNIVDATEAQIKMAANDSIPPVAPIFYSFRAMVGAGVLMLLLIGLAFIDSCRHRIGQRTWLLKALLWGLPLPWIAIESGWIVAEIGRQPWTIGEVLPTYLSSSTLSTGDVLFSMIGICAFYTVLLVIEMYLMVKFSRKGPSSLKTGKYFYETEQA